One genomic window of Saccopteryx bilineata isolate mSacBil1 chromosome 4, mSacBil1_pri_phased_curated, whole genome shotgun sequence includes the following:
- the PDIA2 gene encoding protein disulfide-isomerase A2: MDSQLLSVLLLLLLGLSGLWGQGPGPVGPLEEPQEEEVAEEDGILVLNRQTLGLALREHPALLVEFYAPWCGHCKALAPEYIKAAALLAAESAKTRLAKVDGPSEPELTEEFAVTEYPTLKFFRDGNRTNPEEYTGPREAEGIAEWLRRRVGSSITRLEDEEGTQALIDAQDIVVIGFFQDLQDEDVATFRALAQDALDMTFGLTDQPQLFQKFGLTKDTVVLFKKFDEGRADFPVDEELGLDQGDLSRFLLTHSMHLVTEFNSQTSPKIFAARILNHLLLFINQTLAPHQELLAGFREAAPPFRGQVLFVVVDVGTNNSHVLQYFGLRAEEAPTLRFINMDTTKKYMPVDKGPVTAASVTTFCHSVLSGEVKHYLLSQDLPPDWDQHPVKTLVGKNFEQVAFDETKNVFVKFYAPWCTHCKEMAPAWEALAEKYRDHKDIIIAELDATANELEAFVVHGFPTLKYFPAGQGRKVIEYKSARDLETFSKFLDSGGKLPEEEPAKGPLAPFLETVANSTVESKEEL; encoded by the exons ATGGACAGCCAGCTCCTatctgtgctgctgctgctgctgctcgggCTCTCAGGCCTatggggccaggggccagggccgGTGGGTCCCTTGGAGgagccccaggaggaggaggttgCTGAGGAGGATGGGATCTTGGTGCTGAACCGCCAGACCCTGGGCCTGGCCCTGCGGGAGCACCCTGCCCTGCTGGTGGAGTTCT ATGCCCCGTGGTGTGGGCACTGCAAGGCACTGGCTCCAGAGTACATCAAAGCAGCTGCCCTGCTGGCAGCAGAGTCAGCCAAAACCAGGCTGGCCAAGGTGGACGGGCCCTCAGAGCCGGAGCTGACCGAGGAGTTCGCTGTGACGGAGTACCCCACGCTCAAGTTCTTCCGCGACGGGAACCGCACGAACCCAGAGGAGTACACTG GCCCCCGGGAGGCTGAGGGCATCGCTGAGTGGCTGAGGCGGCGGGTGGGGTCCAGCATCACACGCCTAGAGGATGAGGAGGGCACCCAGGCACTGATAGATGCCCAGGACATAGTGGTCATTGGCTTTTTCCAG GACCTGCAGGATGAGGACGTGGCTACCTTCCGGGCTCTGGCCCAGGATGCTCTGGACATGACCTTTGGCCTCACTGACCAGCCGCAGCTCTTTCAGAAGTTTGGCCTAACCAAAGACACTGTGGTCCTTTTCAAGAAG TTTGACGAGGGGCGGGCAGACTTCCCAGTGGACGAGGAGCTGGGCCTGGACCAGGGTGACCTGTCCCGCTTCCTCCTCACACACAGCATGCACCTGGTCACGGAGTTCAACAGCCAG ACATCCCCCAAGATCTTTGCGGCCAGGATCCTCAACCATCTGCTGCTGTTCATCAACCAGACCCTGGCCCCGCACCAGGAGCTGCTGGCAGGCTTCAGGGAGGCAGCTCCTCCGTTCCGGGGACAG GTGCTGTTCGTGGTGGTGGATGTAGGTACCAACAACAGCCACGTGCTGCAGTACTTCGGGCTCAGGGCAGAGGAGGCCCCCACCCTGCGCTTCATCAACATGGACACCACCAAGAAGTACATGCCTGTAGACAAGGGGCCGGTCACTGCAGCTTCAGTGACCACCTTCTGCCACTCAGTTCTCAGTGGCGAAGTCAAG CACTATCTTCTGAGCCAGGATCTGCCCCCTGATTGGGACCAACATCCGGTCAAGACCCTCGTGGGCAAGAATTTCGAGCAGGTGGCCTTTGATGAGACCAAGAATGTGTTTGTCAAGTTCT ATGCACCGTGGTGCACTCACTGCAAGGAGATGGCACCAGCCTGGGAGGCACTGGCCGAGAAGTACAGGGACCACAAGGACATCATCATTGCTGAGCTAGATGCCACGGCCAATGAGCTGGAGGCCTTCGTTGTGCATGGCTTTCCCACCCTCAAGTATTTCCCAGCAGGGCAGGGTCGGAAG GTGATTGAATACAAGAGTGCCAGGGACCTGGAGACCTTTTCCAAGTTCCTGGACAGTGGGGGCAAGCTGCCTGAAGAGGAACCCGCAAAGGGTCCCCTAGCCCCCTTTCTA GAGACAGTAGCCAATTCCACCGTGGAGTCCAAGGAGGAGCTGTAG
- the ARHGDIG gene encoding rho GDP-dissociation inhibitor 3 translates to MLGLDACELGAQLLELLRLALCARVLLTDKEGGLPLPEEALDEAVPGYRAPGRKSLLEIQQLDRDDESLAKYKQVLLGSLPLAVDPNLPNVQVTRLTLMSEQAPGPMTMDLTGELAELKNQVFILKEGVDYKVKITFKVNKEIVSGLKCLHHTYRRGLRVDKAVYMVGSYGPSTQEYEFVTPVEEAPRGALVRGAYVVTSFFTDDDRADHLSWEWGLHICQDWKS, encoded by the exons ATGCTGGGCCTGGACGCGTGCGAGCTGGGGGCGCAGCTGTTGGAACTGCTCCGGCTGGCGCTGTGTGCCCGAG TCCTTCTGACAGACAAGGAAGGGGGGCTGCCGCTGCCAGAGGAGGCGCTGGATGAGGCGGTGCCAGGGTACCGAGCCCCGGGGAGGAAGAGCCTCCTGGAGATCCAGCAGCTGGACCGGGATGACGAGAGCCTGGCCAAGTACAAGCAAGTGCTCCTGGGTTCTCTGCCGTTGGCCGTGG ACCCGAACCTGCCCAATGTGCAGGTGACCAGGCTGACACTGATGTCTGAACAGGCCCCAGGGCCCATGACCATGGACCTCACAG GGGAGCTGGCTGAGCTGAAAAACCAGGTGTTCATCCTGAAGGAGGGTGTTGATTACAAAGTGAAGATTACCTTTAAG GTCAATAAGGAAATTGTCAGTGGTCTCAAGTGTCTGCATCACACCTACCGCAGGGGCCTGCGAG tggACAAGGCCGTGTACATGGTGGGCAGTTACGGCCCAAGCACCCAGGAGTACGAGTTTGTAACTCCAGTGGAGGAGGCGCCGCGGGGCGCACTGGTGAGGGGCGCCTACGTGGTCACATCCTTCTTCACCGATGACGACAGGGCAGACCACCTTTCTTGGGAGTGGGGCCTCCACATCTGCCAAGACTGGAAGAGCTGA